The Vicia villosa cultivar HV-30 ecotype Madison, WI linkage group LG1, Vvil1.0, whole genome shotgun sequence genome includes a region encoding these proteins:
- the LOC131651912 gene encoding uncharacterized protein LOC131651912, whose amino-acid sequence MESGRRNTHKYSFKDAYLEELRKLVTLMTNVENTGKRHGRLLYILSTRVEVGLLNTLVQFYDPVYRCFTFPDYQLVPTLEEYAHLVGIHVSNKIRFCGLEEISKLQVIASALHLKKSDIDNNFITKECIRGIIVEFLIKKATYFASAGSMTAFEDILALLIYGMVLFPNIDNFVDVNVIRIFLLGNPVPTPLGDIYHSIHFRTDKHKGTIVCCALLLYRWFISHLRHTPAFGTTKGV is encoded by the coding sequence ATGGAATCTGGAAGAAGGAATACCCACAAGTACAGCTTCAAGGATGCTTATCTAGAAGAACTAAGAAAGCTAGTAACTTTGATGACTAATGTTGAAAACACTGGTAAGCGTCATGGAAGACTTCTTTATATTCTATCTACTAGAGTTGAAGTGGGACTTCTTAATACTttagttcagttctatgatccagTTTATcgatgttttacatttcctgattaccagttggtacccaccttAGAGGAGTATGCTCACCTGGTAGGAATTCATGTTTCCAATAAAATTCGATTTTGTGGTTTGGAGGAGATTTCTAAGCTTCAAGTGATCGCTAGCGCTCTTCATTTGAAGAAATCTGATATAGATAATAATTTCATCACCAAAGAATGCATCAGGGGGATTATTGTTGAGTTCTTGATAAAGAAGGCTACTTACTTTGCTAGTGCTGGTAGTATGACTGCTTTTGAGGATATTCTGGCTTTACTTATTTATGGCATGGTTCTATTCcctaacattgacaactttgttgatGTTAACGTTATTCGGATTTTCTTGCTTGGTAACCCTGTTCCAACTCCGTTAGGTGATatttatcattccattcactttAGGACTGATAAACATAAGGGGACTATTGTATGCTGCGCACTTTTGTTGTataggtggtttatttctcacCTTCGTCATACTCCTGCTTTTGGGACAACAAAGGGTGTTTGA